In Mycolicibacterium alvei, a single window of DNA contains:
- a CDS encoding glyceraldehyde-3-phosphate dehydrogenase, which produces MIPLIGALYRAKGVTVLLHSRSLVNKSVISILRTHRFARQVGGDELSVEETFPFLQALADLDLGPSKIDLGLLIMAYRASDAGLSVPEFTAQVLSDVTGENKSEPQGPRDVVLYGFGRIGRLVARLLIEKAGSGNGLNLRAVVIRSNGEGDLAKRASLLRRDSVHGQFNGTIKVDNETNSLIANGNVIKFIHSDDPANVDYTEYGIDNAILIDNTGKWRDRDGLSNHLRPGIAKVLLTAPGKGDVPNIVHGVNHLTLDLDQQIFSCASCTTNAIVPPLKAMDDEYGISRCHVETVHSFTNDQNLLDNYHKADRRGRSAPFNLVLTETGAASAVSKAMPDLKAKISGSSIRVPTPDVSMAILNLQLHRPTTKEETLEYLRQASLSGPLSRNLDYTAATDAVSSDFIGSRAASIIDANATIVDEDNVILYVWYDNEFGYSSQVVRTVQYLSGIEYPTYPQI; this is translated from the coding sequence ATGATTCCGCTCATCGGCGCCCTGTACCGGGCGAAGGGCGTGACAGTCCTGCTGCACAGCCGGTCGCTGGTGAACAAATCCGTCATCAGCATCCTGCGAACCCACCGATTCGCGCGGCAGGTCGGCGGTGACGAGCTGTCGGTCGAAGAGACCTTCCCCTTCCTGCAGGCGCTGGCCGACCTGGACCTGGGCCCGTCGAAGATCGACCTCGGTCTGCTGATCATGGCCTACCGCGCCAGCGATGCCGGACTGTCCGTGCCCGAGTTCACCGCCCAGGTGCTCAGCGACGTGACCGGGGAGAACAAGAGCGAGCCGCAGGGCCCGCGGGACGTGGTGCTCTACGGGTTCGGCCGCATCGGCCGACTCGTCGCGCGTCTGCTCATCGAGAAGGCCGGCTCCGGGAACGGCCTGAACCTGCGCGCTGTGGTGATCCGCAGCAACGGGGAGGGCGACCTGGCCAAGCGGGCGTCACTGCTGCGTCGCGACTCGGTTCACGGCCAGTTCAACGGCACGATCAAGGTCGACAACGAAACCAACAGCCTGATCGCCAACGGCAACGTCATCAAGTTCATCCATAGCGACGACCCGGCGAACGTCGATTACACCGAGTACGGCATCGACAACGCGATCCTGATCGACAACACCGGCAAGTGGCGTGACCGCGACGGCCTGTCCAATCACCTGCGCCCCGGGATCGCGAAGGTCCTGCTGACCGCACCGGGCAAGGGTGATGTACCGAACATCGTGCACGGGGTCAACCACCTCACGCTCGATCTCGATCAGCAGATCTTCTCGTGTGCGTCGTGCACGACCAACGCGATCGTGCCGCCACTCAAGGCGATGGACGACGAGTACGGCATCTCACGCTGCCACGTGGAGACCGTGCACTCGTTCACCAACGACCAGAATCTGCTGGACAACTACCACAAGGCCGATCGTCGCGGCCGGTCCGCGCCGTTCAACCTGGTGCTCACCGAGACCGGTGCGGCCTCCGCGGTCTCCAAGGCGATGCCGGACCTGAAAGCCAAGATCAGCGGCAGCTCGATCCGCGTTCCCACCCCCGACGTGTCGATGGCGATCCTGAACCTGCAGCTGCACCGCCCGACCACCAAAGAAGAGACCCTGGAGTACCTGCGCCAGGCGTCCCTGTCGGGACCGTTGAGCCGCAACCTCGACTACACCGCGGCGACCGACGCCGTGTCGAGCGACTTCATCGGCTCCCGCGCGGCGAGCATCATCGATGCGAACGCGACGATCGTCGACGAGGACAACGTGATCCTCTACGTCTGGTACGACAACGAATTCGGCTACTCGTCCCAGGTGGTGCGGACCGTGCAGTACCTGTCGGGAATCGAGTACCCGACGTACCCGCAAATCTGA